In Pyrus communis chromosome 15, drPyrComm1.1, whole genome shotgun sequence, the genomic stretch CTGAACGAGGAACTCCGTTCTCAGTCGCCGACGTCGCCTCTCCACCACCACAAGCGCCACTCCCGATCAATCTGCCTCCCCGCCTGCTTCTCCAGCATGAGCACTCACCCCTTCGACGTTCTCGACAACGATGCCGACCACTACCACAACTGCAACAGCCAGAGGGCCCGCACACCTCCGCCGAGGTCGCCGCTGCCGGAGATCAAAGACCGCTGCATGCACCTCATATCAAAGATCGGCGGCGGGAGAGTACGGCGCCGCAACTCCTCCGCCGACTTTAGCTATGATCCGTCCAGCTACGCCCTGAACTTCGAGGACGACACCAGCAAGGCCGAAGATCAGCTCCTCGTCTACGGCTTCTCGGCTCGGCTTTCGGCATCGTCCATCCCGACGACGCCGCTCAAGAAGAAGGTGAGCCCGCTCGACGAAATTTTGGAGAACGAGGAAGAGTTCGCTGCTGAGGCGGCTGATAAGGATAAGGAGGCCAAGAGCCGGGCGAACGGCGGCGCCGCTCAGAGGAGGCGGGGTAGGAGCCGGCACTCATTGGCTTCGGCCGACTTTGGCTACGAGCCGTCGAGCTACACCAGGGATTTCGAGGACGACGTGAACCGAGCTGACGAGATTATCTCCCTCAGAAGGTTTGGGGGGTTGCTGGCGCAGCCGAAGCAGAGCTTGACGACGGCGCCTCCGCCTGCCAAGTGTTCGCCGTTGCGTCCGGAGATTGCTGCGTTTAGCTAAAGATTAATTGCGTTTTGATAATGCAATTACAAATGTGTCGTCATCTGCTAGGGTTCTGCAACTGATATGGCGGATGAGATTTTTCGGTTGAATTCGAGGCTCCGTACGACCAGAAACGGTGGGGATTTTTTGGTTTCAGAGTTGAAAGAAATCCCGCGGGGGGCGGGGAGATCGTGGCAGTTGATTATTGGGGCGGGCTGTTCGGCTGACAATTTAGACGAGTTTAAAGCCCATTTCTCTTCAAATTAAAAGCTGGGCTCGTAAGGCCAGGAACTCGTATTGTATTTTTCCTTATTATGTAgttgtttaattaaataattttaggAGAAATTGAAATTTGGGTTGTTTAATTTGAGAcatattataattattttttagtatagcgatatattttatactaaggagagggggagtttggctaagccacacaaaTGGGCAgcctatttttgtttttgaaatagaaggagagaggaagtttttttgtttttttatttatttattatttatttttattttattagaaatatgttaaaattacatgtaggtgagggtttgaaaaaaaaaacaaaatttggttgtgtgaaattacatttatgccctatatttattattcatgttctgttttaattaaagagTTAAACTGATCATCGggttttgattaaaaataaatattttattaattagtagagataattAAATAATCGTTTACCCTAAACCACTATCATGGCTATAAGTTTACGCAAGATATATTAATCAGGTAGTGGCAAGTGGCAAGCACGAAGAAACCAAGcgagcaaagaaaagaaaacgagTATTAAATATGACAaaaatctggattaatttcaaattaaaaaacctTAAAATTATAGCTAACAAAATGGCTAATGTTAGAACAATAAGGTCTTCTGAGCAAAAATTGGTCACAAAATTTCACTAATTATAAGTTAGAATACTGCTTAGCTCCTTACATATAAGAAGTCATTATTTCTCATCTGAAGTTTATTACGAAATAACTCTAAAATATAAATTGAgtagtgttatccacacacttttttacttctcacatatcttTCTCAATTTTTAGCTGTCAGATAGaatgaaatgaagaagaataatgGCAAAAGATATCTTTctcaatttttacttttttacttctcacatatcttTCTCAATTTGTAcctataacggtgtttaattgttagaaaaagaaaagaaaaaaaaaacagtttggTCTGTTTTTAACTGTCAATTAACAGATGCCATACAAGTAACACAAGTCACATCTGCAAATGGGAAATGGGAAATGGGAAATGGCAAAGGGCCGGCACACGCAATTTCCTAACACATATAACTCAAAACACACTCAATGTCCGACTCTCTCTGATCTGTAACAAAGACAGAAAGATAAAGACATATTGAAGAAATcttcaaactctctttagctATTGGCTGTTAGCTAGCTAGCACTAATtacataattaattattaattacattATACATTCTGTATATAAACACTCACATTTCTCCGGATTTGATCATCCTTTTGCATCAAATCACATCTTTTGATCTCAAATTTTGAATCCTCATGGCAAACCCACATGAGAATATGTCCTCGGTTTACGATTTTCCATCGCCATTGGAGGAGAAGGATGAGTACTACGATGAAGAAATAGATCCATCTTCTTCATGTGGTTGTTTATGGGGATTGTGCGGAAGGAGGACTGGAGCACAGAGACATCTGCTGCGACCACAACAAGGAGATCAAGAGAGTTGGTTGGCGGAGAAGGTGAAGAAAGCGAGAGAGTTTTTGGAGGTTTTGGCAGGATCGAAGTGGAAGAACTTCATCCGATCGTTTAGTAcgatttacaagaaaaaaagggTGCAGTTTCACTATGATCCACGGAGTTATGCGCTTAATTTCGATGACGGGAATGTTTATAGGGAAGCAGAAGGGGCTGCTGCCGCTGCATACCTTCATTTTTCAAATGGCGGATCATATGCAGCGTCACAAGGGATGAACAATGCCGAGTTCTCATTTGCTAGATCAATCTTCCTGCAGACGTTGATCTGATTGTCTGTTTATAGATATAGAGATTGTGTATTActaattatttgatttgatttgattgttttgtttcaaaatttatGAACAGCTGAGTTTTGCCACTAGTTCTTCTTTTTGAGATTGCTTAATCTCCAAGCCATATTGCATAGAGTTGCTCGGCATTCATGGCTGAAACCTCTGTTAATTCCAGTTTTGAGTCGAGCAATCAGATGAACAAAAATGCCGAATTTACAAGTGTATGTGCAACATGTGCGCTTGGTATGAACCGAATATGCATCCATTTGTAGCCGGAATTTATTCAGAAATTTCGACTTCTAGAATTTAACAGTCAATCAGAATGTGAGCTTCTGCTCGAGGGCGGTTTGAGCAATGCTCGAAGAGGGGTTGAATGACTTAATTTATAAACCACGAAAGAGCGTCAACGATACAAGCGTAAAAATTTTACATAATTTACTGACAAATTTATTATCTCAACAACAAAAAGCAGTAATCACTAGTGTAATGTAAGGAACCAAAAGCTCATGTTATTGCTTTGTACACCCCCACAACCCCTCGCTaaccttattcacaaaaatgaagatataaacaaaaaattgtaagCCCTCTGGTGGACTATCCAATTCCCAGTTTCAGTAACACAATTCCTAAATACTCCTGAATTCCTAATGATATATGATATTACATACGCTTCGATCATCTGCATCCTTTGAGCATACCTGTGTAACGGCTCTTATC encodes the following:
- the LOC137718688 gene encoding uncharacterized protein yields the protein MLNEELRSQSPTSPLHHHKRHSRSICLPACFSSMSTHPFDVLDNDADHYHNCNSQRARTPPPRSPLPEIKDRCMHLISKIGGGRVRRRNSSADFSYDPSSYALNFEDDTSKAEDQLLVYGFSARLSASSIPTTPLKKKVSPLDEILENEEEFAAEAADKDKEAKSRANGGAAQRRRGRSRHSLASADFGYEPSSYTRDFEDDVNRADEIISLRRFGGLLAQPKQSLTTAPPPAKCSPLRPEIAAFS